ATGCCCGCATGCCCCCCCACGACGCTCATCACCCAGGCCGTGGAGGCACAGGCCCGCGCGGCGATGCGGGAGGCGGCCACCATCGTGGGCCAGCCAAGCCCCAGCCCACCGTACTGCCTCGGCACGAGGATCTGCAGGAGGCCGGCGTCGAAGAGTTCCGCGAGGGTCTCCCGGGGGAGGCTGCGCGCCCGCTCCGTCTCACCGGCACGGGCCCGCCACCTTTCGCTCAGCGCCTCGGCGCGAGCGCACACCTCCTCATGCCCGGCCCCCACCGGGGCGCCCTGCGCTGACATGGTGGCGTCCCCCTTCACCCGCGGGCGCCCGAGACCTTGCGCATGGCCGGCTTGTCGAAACAGAACTCGTCGGGGATGACCGGCGGGCCGATCAAGGCGACGAACCGCTCGATGGCGTCCCGGTCGTTCGACGCGACGAACTCATAGAAGTTCGTGCTGTTCCACAGCAGGTACACGTGCTGGAAGTGCCTTCCGAGCGAGGCCACCAGCGTCTCGTAGTCCACCTGCCCGTTCTCCATCTGCGCCAGCATCTGCTGCTTCTTCCAGGCGATCTCCTCGGGCGTGAAATAGAAGCTCTTGTGCCGCTCGTCCTTGGCCTGCTCACGGCGCTCGTATTCCTCGGCGTCCGGATGGTTGAGCTTCTCCAGGAAGAAGGCCAGGCCATCGGGCTTGAGCAGCTTCGCGACATGGCCAATCTGGCGGTCCCGGTCCGTGCCGTAGAACTGGAACGCAGCGGTCTCGTAGAGGTAGTCGACGCCCTGGGCGAACGCGCGGTAAGCCGGCTGGCTGGCGAGGACGCTCGCGTCCACCTCCAGGCACGACTTTCCGATGAACTGGGAGAGCCGGGGGTCCGCGTATTGGTTGAAGGGCTCCTCGTTGGCCTTGTTGGGAGAGCTCGTGAGCGTGCGGATCCGCCCGCCGGAGAAGACCGCGAGCGTGCGCCCATTCGAGCCGTCGAACGCATCCGCCTCATAGAAGGAGAAGGTTCGATCGCTCCCCTGCGCGCGCTCCTCCGAGAACCGCGTCAGGGCGGCGCCCACGCGCGACATCTCCTCCAGAATGCAGGGCACGCTGGCGAGGAAGTGAGAGAACAACGGCCCCGTCTTCCCCACGAGCAGGTCATGGTAAGCCAGCACGCGGGGGTCCGGGATGCTGCCGCGGAACCGCGTCACGACGGGTTGCCGGGGGACCTGTGTCTGTCCCGTCGCCAATGCGTGGAAATGGCCTGCCATCCGGATCATCGCGGACTGGGAGAGGTACTCCTGGACGTCCGCGGGCTTCGGGCTCTCTGCCGAATCATCGTTGTTCATCTCAAACCTCTTGGACGTCTTTCCCGTCAAGGTTCTGGGGAGCGCATCGGTGAAAACCACACGCGTGGGCACCATGTGCCAATCCAGGGAAGCGGCGCAATGTTGAATCAGCGCCTCGGCGCTGAGCGTGGCGCCCGCGCGGAGCACGACGTGCGCCCTGGGGACATGGCCCATGGCCTCATCCGCCACGGGCACCACCACCGCCTCCGCGACGGCCTCGTGTGTCAGGAGCACGGTCTCGATTTCCCGGGGGTTGACCTTGAACCCTCCCCGGGAGAACACGTCGTCCTTCCGGCACACGTAATAGAGATACCCGTCCGCATCGGTCCGGAACAGATCGCCGGTGAAGAGCACCCGCTCCTCCCCGAAGAGATGGTCCTTGAGCACCTGCGACGTCTGCTCCGGCCGGTTCCAGTACCGCAACATCACCAGGTCTCCGGCGACGGCGAGCTGTCCGGTCCGGCCTCGCTCCAGGAGCGTCTGGCCGTCGTCATCGACCAGATAGGTCCGCACGCCCGGAATCGCCTTGCCCACGGAGCCGGGCCGCTGGTCGATCTCCGAGGGGGGCAGGTAGGCCACACGCTTGCACTCCGTCAGCCCGTAGTTGGAGAAGAGCTGGAGCTGTGGGAACGCGCTCCTCAACCGGCGGATGTGCTTGAGCGGCAAGGGTTGCCCGCTGCTGGAGATGTAGCGCAGGGGGCCGATGCTCCGCGGCTCGAGCACCTCGGCCTGGCACAGGAGGAACACCGCCGGCGGGAAGACCTGCATGCCCGTCACTTCCTCCCGGCGGATCACCTCCAACATCTGTTCGGGCCGCCCGGGGATTTCCTTCTCCACCACCGCCGTGCCCCCGAAGAGCAGCGGCATCAGGATGTTGTAGAAGCCGTAGTCCGAGGCCAGCGTCGAGTAGCTCAGGATGGTGTCGCGGGGCGTGTTCTCCAGATAGCCCGTCACGGAGTGAAACGCCGCGAGCATGTTCTTGTGGCTGACCAGCACCCCCTTGGGGTTCGCGCTGGAGCCCGAGGTGTAGAAGATGGCCCCGAGCCGGGCATCGTCATCGTCCGCCTCCGCCTCGAACGTCCCTGTGTCCTCCTGTGCCCCGGCGGCCTCCCCCGCGCCCACCTGAAGCACGGCCTTCAGCGGCACCTCCTGGAGGAGGGGCGCCAGGTCTCCGGAGAGCCCCGTGATGAGCCCGCTGGCACCGGAGTCCTTGAGCTGAAAGAGCAACTTGCGCGGGCTGAAGGAGTGATGAACCGTGACCAGGACGCACCCGGCCTTGAAGATGCCGAGCACGGCGGCCAACGCCTCGATCGAGGCATCGGCGTAGAGGGCGGCGCGCTCGCCCCGGCCCATGCCGCGCTGAACCAGCGCCTGGGCGGCCCGGCAGGCCATGCGGTCCAGCTGCCCATACGTGGCGGACCGCGCGCCCACCACGATGGCCTTCTTGTCCGGGAACCGTTGGACGTTGCGTTCGAAGAGGTGGTGAAAGAGTGTCATGGTCCTCGCTCGTCCTGCGCCGGGCCCTCAGGGCTCCGGGCCCTCACACGCCGCGCGTCCTCCCGCACCACGAGGGAGATCCCCACGCAGCAGGCGCCCATCACCTGAATTTGAAGGGGGTAGCTCACGCCGAGATCCATCAAAAGCCCCGTGAGCCCCGGGCCCGCGGCCGAGGCGACGATCAGCACCGGGACGATCATCGACCGGATCGCCCCCAGATGCTTCACCCCATAGATTTCGGGCCAGAGCGTTCCGAAGAGGGACAACGAGAACCCATTGGAGACGCCATAGAGGATCATGAACGCGAACGCGCCCCAGGCCGCCTCCAGGCTCCCCAGCAGCAGCAAGCCCAGCCCCATGGGCAGCAAATAGAAAGGCAGGAGCGCCACGGCCGAGAAGCGGTCCGCCAGGTGCCCGGACACCAGCGTGAAGACGATGGTCATCGAGGCGTAGAGCGTGAACGCCGAAGCAAACGTCCCGGGCGGCCAGCCGCGCAGCTCCGCCAGATACACCTGATGAAAGAAGAGGGCGTTGCCGATGAAGGCAGGCGGCACCATGGCCAGCAGGATGGGGTAGAAGCGCGGATCGCGCAGCACCTGCTGCTGTGTCCAGCCCTGGAGTGCGGCGGAGGGAGCGCCCCCCGCGGCGCCTGCCTCGGCCACGTGCGGCGTGCGTTCGACCGCGACCAGCAGGGCCACCCCCGGCAGGGCCAGCAGGACGAGGAGGCCCGCGGCGAATTGCCAAGCCCCGCGCCACCCGGCCATGCCCGCCAGCGCCACGAAGCCCAGCGGGAGCAGCGCCTCGCCCGTGTTGAAGCCCAGCGTCGA
This DNA window, taken from Stigmatella erecta, encodes the following:
- a CDS encoding class I adenylate-forming enzyme family protein, which codes for MTLFHHLFERNVQRFPDKKAIVVGARSATYGQLDRMACRAAQALVQRGMGRGERAALYADASIEALAAVLGIFKAGCVLVTVHHSFSPRKLLFQLKDSGASGLITGLSGDLAPLLQEVPLKAVLQVGAGEAAGAQEDTGTFEAEADDDDARLGAIFYTSGSSANPKGVLVSHKNMLAAFHSVTGYLENTPRDTILSYSTLASDYGFYNILMPLLFGGTAVVEKEIPGRPEQMLEVIRREEVTGMQVFPPAVFLLCQAEVLEPRSIGPLRYISSSGQPLPLKHIRRLRSAFPQLQLFSNYGLTECKRVAYLPPSEIDQRPGSVGKAIPGVRTYLVDDDGQTLLERGRTGQLAVAGDLVMLRYWNRPEQTSQVLKDHLFGEERVLFTGDLFRTDADGYLYYVCRKDDVFSRGGFKVNPREIETVLLTHEAVAEAVVVPVADEAMGHVPRAHVVLRAGATLSAEALIQHCAASLDWHMVPTRVVFTDALPRTLTGKTSKRFEMNNDDSAESPKPADVQEYLSQSAMIRMAGHFHALATGQTQVPRQPVVTRFRGSIPDPRVLAYHDLLVGKTGPLFSHFLASVPCILEEMSRVGAALTRFSEERAQGSDRTFSFYEADAFDGSNGRTLAVFSGGRIRTLTSSPNKANEEPFNQYADPRLSQFIGKSCLEVDASVLASQPAYRAFAQGVDYLYETAAFQFYGTDRDRQIGHVAKLLKPDGLAFFLEKLNHPDAEEYERREQAKDERHKSFYFTPEEIAWKKQQMLAQMENGQVDYETLVASLGRHFQHVYLLWNSTNFYEFVASNDRDAIERFVALIGPPVIPDEFCFDKPAMRKVSGARG
- a CDS encoding MFS transporter produces the protein MEGLLFLRDNARWVAGGFLLFFVSSFGQTFFIALSGGDIRREYALTQGEFSTLYMAATLVSALTLSRVGHAIDRYRARSVVLFIVPMLALAAVSMSLSRHVVLLFVTLYLLRLSGQGLMSLAFTALGRWFSARRGRAISLSTLGFNTGEALLPLGFVALAGMAGWRGAWQFAAGLLVLLALPGVALLVAVERTPHVAEAGAAGGAPSAALQGWTQQQVLRDPRFYPILLAMVPPAFIGNALFFHQVYLAELRGWPPGTFASAFTLYASMTIVFTLVSGHLADRFSAVALLPFYLLPMGLGLLLLGSLEAAWGAFAFMILYGVSNGFSLSLFGTLWPEIYGVKHLGAIRSMIVPVLIVASAAGPGLTGLLMDLGVSYPLQIQVMGACCVGISLVVREDARRVRARSPEGPAQDERGP